The nucleotide sequence CGCACCCTGGACCTGATCCGCACGGGCGGCCCCTTCCCCTACGGCAGGGACGGGACCGTTTTCGGCAACCGGGAGCGGCTGCTCCCGACAAAAGCGCGCGGCTACTACCGCGAATACACCGTCGTCACCCCGGGGTCGCGCGACCGGGGCGCGCGCCGCATCGTCGCCGGCGCCGGCGGCGAGTACTATTACACCGACGACCATTACGACAGCTTCAGGCGTATCCGGGAGTGAACCGATGACACAGTGGGACCACCTATTCGCCGACCCCCGCCGTTCGGGCGTCTACGACCTCCTGCCTGCGGCCGTGCCCGAATTCCGCCGCGCCGCCGCCCGCTCCGGCCTCGAGCTCTTTCACCTCGACCTCGCCGGCATCGACGACAAGACCGCCTTTCTTTGCGCCGCCGCCGATCTGCTCCGCTTCCCCCCCTACTTCGGCTCCAACTGGGACGCCTTCGAGGAGTGCCTCACCGACCTTTCCTGGCTCGAAACGGAAGGCTACGTCCTGCTCGTCGAAAACCCCGACTCCTTCCGGGAAAACGCCCCGGAGGAGTTGGCGACCGCGCGCGACATCCTCGATGCCGCCGCCGCATTCTGGAATGAGCAGGGGGTCCGCTTCTTCGTGGGCATAGTTTCGGCACCCCGGGACAAAAAGGATTGCGAGGACAAGGAAAGCCAGGAGGAGGATGATGAATAGCGTGGTCATTTTGTGCTGCCCCAGTGACGGAGACAATATGGTTACGATTGGCAGCCTATGGTTATGACGCACTCCGGTTTTTGCACAACAGCGCAGCGTCCGGCTTTCGTGCCCCGGTTCACCGGCAAAGAACGGGATGCGGAGACGGGACTGGATTACTTTGGGGCAAGGTACCTATCAGCAGCTCAGGGGCGATTCACCAGCGTCGATCCGATATGGATTACAAAAGAACGGCTC is from Acidobacteriota bacterium and encodes:
- a CDS encoding ribonuclease N1, whose translation is MAVILLALALLGLSACGQTTAPEAARLEIAPPVQTAEEGLPEIALGDLPREARRTLDLIRTGGPFPYGRDGTVFGNRERLLPTKARGYYREYTVVTPGSRDRGARRIVAGAGGEYYYTDDHYDSFRRIRE
- a CDS encoding barstar family protein; this translates as MTQWDHLFADPRRSGVYDLLPAAVPEFRRAAARSGLELFHLDLAGIDDKTAFLCAAADLLRFPPYFGSNWDAFEECLTDLSWLETEGYVLLVENPDSFRENAPEELATARDILDAAAAFWNEQGVRFFVGIVSAPRDKKDCEDKESQEEDDE